In the genome of Nymphaea colorata isolate Beijing-Zhang1983 chromosome 9, ASM883128v2, whole genome shotgun sequence, one region contains:
- the LOC116260395 gene encoding protein ALWAYS EARLY 3 codes for MSSSKRSRFVNKRFSKVNEEPHERDEDGTNKNKLRKRKLSDMLGPQWSKEELEHFYEAYRKYGKDWKKVAGVIRNRSADMVHALYNMNKAYLSLPEGIASVAGLIAMMTDHYHILEGSDSDHESNDGYGTPKKPQKRARRKFQLNSSKHVDKNPPDLLQHQSIASSYGCAALLKKRRTGGSRPRIVGKRTPRVPVMDDGKRFGALNKQNLSSEGDPDDEVAQAVALTLAEASQRGGSPQVSQTPSRRTDQTRSSPAQNGEKKVMYFGMDEGLEGSLGSREAENIESVKLASHRALQDTGSTGVSQAQHKMKIQGRKTKFQAPDTRLYDDVREECSCTEDGLSLKGDKDDHEAEVADRRSGKSSPKKRSGQKFTKDENYALVALQTLADLSLNCMFPSVMESESSVQVKEEKGNVDVVDKPNTQEAASLGFQKDRSRSSSNKKGNSSTHGAAGVSPRNVKSVKPSSPSVDPTVSTKRSDKTSSISKAKRKSLAGKPAESLLGAQVTESQKAENQEGRRSTSKAKRVNQGTPSAKQGKPVKTLERTSSNTDLGRTATDIGESAEQVCIVNQVGPPTKHRSRRKTDLQRTAVSKEIWPCDNVGSTAPADHVLAGSKSDKSSRLAFDRVADLKDKLDHCLSSPKLRRWCMFEWFYSAIDYPWFARSEFVEYLNHVGLGHVPRLTRVEWGVIRSSLGKPRRLSQQFLQEERDKLEQYRESVRKHYAEVRTGVREVATDLARPLTVGQRVIACHPRTREIHDGSILTVDRNRCRVQFDRHDLGVEIVLDIDCMPLNPLDNMSEALRRKNVAVDGFKEELHEHKANVMAKEWKTAGPTKFSGSESLEPVDGPGHAADPNHSMDTLLKQAKADSIDAIMQAKAAANEVSFAAQQAMYSQPCTLAQIQATEADIRALTDLTRALDKKEALLIELKHMNEEVSGNQRNESIRDSEHFRKQYAMVLLQLKDANEQVAAALRYLRQRNTYKDSSNIWVKPMSNTGVVPSSLGSDQPAFHSQDSGPHVSEIIDSARRKARMMVDAAMQAMSSVKDGEDAFSRVGEALELVNSNHSGHESGVAAARSSYLVADNLQCNSAHRDQTPIALVTPASNTTDSARSNSSDGSESQLLSELVSSCVASLLMIQTCTERQYPPAEVAQILDTAVTSLQPCCSENLVTYREIQQCMGMVKNQILALIPTQHSVPLPTELSTM; via the exons GCCTACCTATCTCTTCCAGAGGGAATTGCATCTGTGGCTGGACTTATTGCAATGATGACTGATCATTACCATATTCTG GAAGGAAGCGATAGTGATCATGAAAGCAATGATGGATATGGGACACCAAAGAAGCCTCAAAAACGTGCTCGGAGGAAATTTCAGTTAAATTCTTCCAAACATGTGGACAAAAATCCTCCTGATTTATTACAACACCAGTCCATTGCCTCGAGCTATGGGTGTGCTGCTTTGCTGAAGAAGAGGCGCACTGGAG GTAGCCGCCCTCGTATTGTGGGAAAGAGGACCCCCAGGGTTCCTGTTATGGATGATGGAAAAAGGTTTGGAGCATTGAACAAACAAAACTTAAGTTCAGAAGGGGATCCTGATGATGAAGTGGCGCAGGCAGTGGCCCTTACATTAGCGGAAGCATCACAAAGAGGGGGTTCACCCCAGGTTTCTCAAACACCAAGCAGGAGAACAGATCAAACTCGATCATCACCTGCCCAGAATGGTGAAAAGAAG GTAATGTATTTTGGAATGGACGAAGGCTTAGAGGGTAGCTTAGGGAGCAGGGAAGCTGAGAATATAGAGAGTGTGAAGCTGGCAAGCCATAGAGCTCTTCAGGACACAGGAAGTACTGGTGTTTCACAGGCACAGCACAAGATGAAGATCCAagggagaaaaacaaaatttcaagcACCTGATACTAGACTGTATGATGATGTGAGGGAAGAATGTAGCTGTACTGAAGACGGTCTAAGCCTGAAGGGTGACAAAGATGATCATGAGGCTGAAGTTGCAGATAGGAGAAGTGGGAAGTCATCCCCAAAGAAAAGAAGCGGACAAAAGTTTACTAAAG ATGAAAATTATGCGCTTGTTGCCCTTCAGACATTGGCAGATTTGTCCTTGAATTGCATGTTTCCATCAGTTATGGAATCTG AATCGTCAGTGcaagtgaaagaagaaaagggaaatgtTGATGTTGTTGACAAGCCTAATACACAAGAAGCTGCTTCTTTGGGCTTTCAAAAAGATCGATCTAGAAGCTCATCCAATAAGAAGGGAAATTCCTCAACACATGGTGCTGCAGGCGTTTCACCACGGAATGTTAAATCCGTGAAACCTTCATCTCCAAGTGTTGATCCAACTGTCTCAACAAAGCGATCTGATAAAACTAGCAGCATCTCGAAAGCAAAACGCAAATCATTAGCTGGAAAA CCTGCTGAATCTCTTCTTGGTGCTCAAGTTACTGAATCTCAGAAAGCAGAG AATCAAGAAGGCAGAAGGTCTACTAGTAAAGCTAAGCGGGTAAACCAAGGTACCCCATCGGCTAAGCAAGGGAAGCCTGTAAAGACACTTGAGCGAACTTCCTCCAATACTGATTTGGGAAGAACTGCAACAGATATAGGTGAATCAGCTGAACAAGTTTGCATTGTTAACCAAGTTGGCCCACCAACCAAGCACAGGAGTAGGCGTAAGACGGATCTTCAGAGAACTGCAGTTTCAAAGGAGATATGGCCTTGTGATAATGTTGGAAGCACAGCTCCTGCTGACCATGTCTTGGCTGGCAGCAAGTCCGATAAAAGTTCTCGTTTGGCATTTGATAGAGTGGCTGATTTGAAG GACAAACTTGATCACTGCCTTTCATCTCCAAAACTTCGTAGGTGGTGTATGTTTGAATGGTTTTATAGTGCAATAGATTATCCATGGTTTGCTCGAAGTGAATTTGTGGAGTACTTGAACCATGTGGGCCTTGGTCATGTCCCAAGGTTAACTCGTGTTGAATGGGGCGTCATAAGGAG TTCCCTTGGTAAGCCTCGTCGGTTGTCTCAACAATTTCTGCAAGAAGAACGGGATAAATTGGAACAGTACCGGGAGTCTGTCAGGAAGCACTATGCTGAAGTGAGAACTGGTGTTCGTGAAGTGGCAACGGATTTGGCTAGACCTCTAACGGTTGGTCAGCGTGTTATTGCTTGTCATCCCAGGACACGGGAGATTCATGATGGGAGCATACTAACTGTTGATAGGAATAGATGCAGAGTTCAATTTGACAGGCATGACTTAGGAGTCGAGATTGTTCTG GATATTGATTGCATGCCCCTAAATCCACTGGATAATATGTCTGAAGCCCTTAGAAGAAAGAATGTGGCTGTAGATGGTTTCAAAGAGGAACTTCATGAGCATAAAGCAAACGTTATGGCAAAAGAATGGAAGACAGCAGGACCCACAAAGTTTTCTGGAAGTGAAAGTTTAGAGCCTGTCGATGGCCCTGGCCATGCTGCTGATCCAAACCATTCCATGGATACATTGTTAAAGCAAGCAAAG GCAGACAGTATTGATGCTATTATGCAGGCAAAAGCTGCTGCAAATGAAGTGTCTTTTGCTGCTCAGCAAGCAATGTACAGTCAACCTTGCACTCTGGCACAGATCCAAGCAACAGAAGCTGATATAAGGGCACTTACCGATCTAACACGTGCTCTTGATAAAAAG GAAGCGTTGTTGATAGAGCTGAAGCACATGAATGAGGAAGTTAGTGGAAACCAGAGAAATGAGTCCATCAGGGATTCTGAGCATTTCAGAAAGCAGTATGCCATGGTGCTTTTACAATTAAAGGATGCAAATGAGCAA GTAGCAGCTGCACTTCGTTACTTGAGGCAACGAAACACTTATAAGGATAGCTCAAACATTTGGGTGAAGCCTATGAGCAACACAGGAGTGGTGCCTAGTTCATTGGGGTCTGATCAACCTGCTTTTCATTCACAAGATTCTGGACCTCATGTGTCGGAAATCATTGATAGTGCTAGAAGGAAGGCAAGGATGATGGTGGATGCTGCCATGCAG GCAATGTCTTCCGTCAAGGATGGAGAAGACGCTTTCAGCCGAGTTGGTGAAGCACTGGAGTTGGTCAACAGTAACCATTCAGGGCATGAATCTGGTGTGGCGGCAGCAAGGTCTTCCTATCTTGTAGCAGATAATCTCCAATGTAATTCTGCTCATCGTGATCAGACTCCAATTGCATTGGTCACACCGGCATCAAATACAACAGATTCAGCAAGAAGCAATTCTTCTGATGGTAGTGAAAGTCAACTACTCTCAGAGCTTGTCTCATCTTGTGTTGCTTCTCTTCTGATGATCCAG ACATGTACAGAAAGACAGTATCCACCGGCAGAAGTCGCCCAGATACTTGATACAGCCGTGACAAGCTTACAACCATGTTGCTCAGAGAACCTTGTTACTTACAGAGAGATTCAGCAGTGCATGGGCATGGTTAAGAACCAGATATTGGCACTCATACCAACCCAGCATTCAGTTCCTCTTCCTACGGAGCTGTCAACTATGTAA
- the LOC116261457 gene encoding uncharacterized protein LOC116261457, translating to MDASPESSPSLDAYPDVDPFLKEAIQNPRHRLTVLRMELDIQRFMQNTEQHQFEFQHFPTSYLRLAAHRVAQHYGLQSMVVDADGYGGKIVVKKTPESKFPSTCLSQIPANVPENEKAEHVKIVIRPRPQKSSPSDASDSNINTSPVRSVEERKEEYDKARARIFSSSSVGDLDNSASQLAIDGRSSCSSADENESCRSSTDDLEKSISNKDANGRVAIFRDREKDRFDPDYDRSYHRYSKGLLHGQAFSLDPFNVQNFQPAFLYDNELPQMGQVPRNQSPISYMGTNPVMNHFGAANLNQASCDPVYMHWPSPTMMYAHSYEHFRQSVQKPFYQHPLSFDHGYHH from the exons ATGGACGCCTCTCCGGAATCTTCGCCGTCTCTGGATGCGTACCCCGACGTCGATCCTTTCCTCAAAGAGGCTATCCAAAACCCTAGGCATCGACTCACAG TGCTGCGAATGGAGCTTGACATTCAGAGGTTTATGCAAAACACTGAACAGCATCAGTTTGAGTTTCAGCATTTCCCAACATCTTATCTTCGTCTTGCTGCTCACCGTGTTGCTCAGCACTATGGCCTTCAGTCTATGGTTGTGGATGCAGATGGTTATGGTGGGAAAATAGTGGTGAAGAAGACACCTGAAAGCAAATTTCCATCCACATGTCTTTCACAAATTCCTGCAAATGTGCCAGAGAATGAGAAGGCTGAGCATGTAAAGATTGTTATAAGACCAAGACCTCAGAAGTCTTCTCCTAGTGATGCATCTGATTCAAACATCAACACAAGTCCCGTCAGAAGTGtggaagagaggaaggaggagtaTGATAAAGCTCGCGCACGTATCTTTAGTAGCTCTAGTGTTGGTGATTTGGATAATTCGGCATCTCAGTTGGCAATTGATGGTAGGAGTTCGTGTTCTAGTGCGGATGAAAATGAGAGCTGCAGAAGCTCCACGGATGACCTAGAGAAATCCATCAGTAACAAAGATGCTAACGGTAGAGTTGCCATTTTTAGGGATCGAGAAAAAGATAGGTTTGACCCTGATTATGATCGTAGTTATCACAG GTACTCTAAGGGTCTTCTTCATGGCCAGGCTTTTAGCCTGGATCCATTTAATGTGCAAAACTTCCAACCTGCATTTCTGTACGACAATGAGCTTCCACAAATGGGTCAGGTGCCAAGGAACCAGTCTCCCATAAGCTACATGGGTACCAATCCTGTTATGAACCATTTTGGAGCAGCCAATCTAAACCAGGCATCTTGTGATCCTGTCTATATGCATTGGCCAAGTCCCACGATGATGTATGCACATTCATATGAACATTTCAGGCAATCCGTTCAG